The Saprospiraceae bacterium genome includes a window with the following:
- a CDS encoding T9SS type A sorting domain-containing protein: MNFITHQHIFLFLSLILMVTFNVSAQNILLDDKFDDWKDVNPAIIDKTGDAGFSGIDFRTMKVSNTDDYLFIYIEIGKELNLQSSNRVTLFVDADFNNSSGTFVHGIGADLVYNFGNRFGVYYSTLGVTTLNHATIGLISSPTVTSDRFEIAIKRKFDVNNQNIELSNTIRLVFTDDITGGDRVPDNVGGVTYQFRPNIESQKPTYSFVKQDDRLIRVIAYNVERDNLFNISKRQEFERIFKALQPDIIGFSEIYNNSSSTTAALIESFLPSPFGKTWHHGGVSPDIQIVSRYPIIESQAIDGNGAFLLNMGTWQLIYIVTHLPCCENEDARQKETDNIMSFVRNVRNGTSPFDIRQGTPIIIAGDMNFVGLNMQVKTLMEGTIINNQLYGPSFRPDWDDSDMDDVRPFVAGTPFMYTWNSPGGSFSAGRLDYMVYTGSVLDMKNSFVLNTATLDPTERTLYGLNSDDNFNAADHFPVVADFALKGTVSVSDESDFNLDKISFSLSPNPSNVGFVSLKLSNPKKETSELKIFAFDGKLKQSIHIGNNIENLEIPTHNLPIGLYNFVLTSGNQQAAIKVFIN; the protein is encoded by the coding sequence ATGAATTTTATCACACATCAGCACATCTTTTTGTTTCTGTCATTGATTTTGATGGTCACTTTTAATGTTTCAGCTCAGAATATTCTGTTGGACGACAAATTTGATGATTGGAAAGATGTTAATCCCGCCATAATTGATAAAACAGGAGATGCAGGTTTTAGCGGAATCGATTTCAGAACAATGAAAGTCTCAAATACCGACGATTACCTTTTTATTTATATTGAAATAGGAAAGGAGCTGAATTTGCAGTCATCCAACAGGGTTACACTTTTTGTGGATGCCGATTTTAATAACAGCTCAGGAACTTTCGTACATGGCATCGGAGCGGATCTTGTTTATAATTTTGGCAATCGGTTTGGAGTCTATTATTCAACTTTAGGAGTCACCACTTTAAATCATGCCACGATTGGGTTGATTTCATCACCTACGGTCACAAGTGACAGGTTTGAGATTGCCATTAAAAGAAAATTTGATGTAAACAATCAGAATATTGAATTAAGTAATACAATCCGATTGGTGTTCACGGATGACATTACAGGAGGAGACAGAGTTCCGGATAACGTGGGTGGAGTTACTTATCAATTCAGACCTAACATTGAAAGTCAGAAACCTACCTACAGTTTTGTGAAGCAAGATGACAGGTTAATCCGGGTTATTGCTTACAATGTTGAAAGGGACAATCTGTTCAATATCTCTAAACGACAGGAATTTGAGCGTATATTTAAAGCATTACAACCGGATATCATCGGATTTTCTGAAATTTATAACAACAGTTCTTCTACGACCGCTGCATTGATTGAAAGCTTTCTGCCATCTCCTTTCGGAAAAACCTGGCATCATGGAGGAGTGAGCCCGGATATTCAGATTGTAAGCAGATATCCGATCATAGAATCACAGGCCATAGACGGAAATGGTGCGTTTCTATTGAATATGGGTACCTGGCAATTGATCTATATTGTAACACACCTTCCCTGTTGTGAAAATGAGGATGCACGGCAAAAAGAAACAGACAATATTATGTCTTTCGTCAGAAATGTAAGAAACGGAACATCCCCATTTGACATCAGACAAGGCACTCCCATAATCATTGCCGGTGATATGAATTTTGTAGGCTTAAATATGCAGGTTAAAACACTTATGGAAGGAACTATCATAAACAATCAACTGTATGGTCCATCTTTCAGACCTGATTGGGATGACTCTGATATGGACGATGTCCGACCATTTGTGGCTGGCACGCCTTTCATGTACACTTGGAATAGTCCGGGTGGCAGTTTCAGTGCGGGAAGACTGGATTATATGGTTTATACAGGCTCCGTTTTGGATATGAAAAATAGTTTTGTTCTGAATACTGCTACATTGGATCCGACTGAGAGAACATTGTATGGACTCAATAGTGACGATAACTTTAATGCTGCGGATCATTTTCCGGTTGTAGCAGATTTTGCATTGAAAGGAACCGTTTCAGTATCTGACGAATCTGATTTTAATTTGGACAAAATTAGTTTTTCATTAAGCCCTAATCCTTCGAATGTTGGTTTTGTAAGTTTAAAGTTATCAAATCCAAAGAAAGAAACTTCCGAATTGAAAATATTTGCTTTTGATGGAAAATTGAAACAATCGATTCATATAGGAAATAACATAGAAAACCTGGAAATTCCGACACATAATTTACCGATAGGATTATATAATTTTGTACTCACATCAGGAAATCAACAAGCTGCTATAAAGGTCTTTATAAATTGA